Below is a genomic region from Fusobacterium canifelinum.
TGGCAACTAAAAAATATAAAAAAGCTGTGTGTTATTGGATGAAAAAAAGACATAATTTTGAAATTCAAGAAGATTGGATAATCAATACTGTTGGTGTTGTTTCTGCATTTTTTAATGCAATTCAGGAATTTACAGAAGAAGGTGATGGAATTATTATAATGACACCTGTTTATTACCCATTTTTCAATGCAATAAAGTCACAGAATAGAAGATTAGTAGATTGTCCTCTTATAGAAAAAAATGGTAAATATTCCATTGATTACAGCTTATTTGATAAACTTTCACAAGAACCTAAAAATAAAATTTTATTATTTTGTTCCCCACATAATCCAGTTGGTAGAGTTTGGAGCAAGAAAGAATTAAAAAAAGTGTCAGACATAATTTTAAAAAATAATCTCATGCTTCTTTCTGATGAAATACATTTTGACATGATTATGCCAAACAGTCAACATACTGTATTTCAAACTATTGATGATGAACTAGCTGAAAGAACAATAACATTTACAGCTCCTTCAAAAACTTTTAACTTAGCTGGAATGGGTATAAGTAATATTATTATAAAAAATAAAAATCTTCGGAGAAAATTTATTGATTGTTTAAATAGAAATTGTTCTACACCATTTATTGCATTAGGTTATAAGGCTTGTGAAATAGCTTATACTCAATGTGAAGAATGGTTAAACCAATGTCTTGAAGTTATTTATAAAAATCAAAAAATTATAATTGATTTTTTTAAAAAAAATTATCCTGAAATCAAAGTGTTTAAAAATGAAGGAACTTATTTATTATGGGTAGATTTTAGAGCTTTAAATATGAAACCAAAAGATTTAGAAAAATTTATGATAGAAGAAGCTGATTTATTTTTAGATGAAGGATATATTTTTGGCAAAAATGGAGAAGGTTTTGAAAGAATTAATCTAGCTGCTCCTTCTTTTGTTATAAAAGAAGCACTTCAAAGATTAGATTGCGCTTTAAAAAATTATAATCATTCATAAATATAGGAACTGTTACAAATTAATGATGAAAATTACTAATTTGTAACAGTTTTTTAAAGTTTATATATTTTCTTTATTTTGCATACTTTTCTCTCTAATTTTTTACTTTACTGCCTTATATTCTCCACCTTCTCCTTTCAAATATATTGGCTCAATATCTAATTTTTTCATCAGTTCTTTCAAATATTTTCTATCTTCTTGCATTTCCTTATATTGCTCACCTTCAAAGAATACAAATGGGCAAGCTTTAACTATTGTATCTTCTGGTAGTCCAAAATCTTTTAGAAGTTTAGCTTTATCTGCAATTTTTAAATAAGTATAGGCTTCTAAAACACATCTTAACATAGTTTCATCACTATCTGGCTTCTTCAACTCTAAAATTCTTAAAGTTTTAGTATCTTTATTATAAGCAAGTAAGTCTATTTTCCCAGCTTCATCTCCTTGCTTGTTTTTCAAAGGCGTCTGATAATCTAAGATTTTCCCAATTATATAAAATTTTTTTCCTTCTTTTTGAGAAATATTAAATAATTCCATAGCAATTTTTTCTTCTTCACGATTTGAGTTTTCATCTTTAATTTTTCCATCATGAGTTTTTACTTTATAACTAGATTCTCTACTTATCATTTTAATAGTATCAAATAAATAAAAATTATCTAATAACCATTCTGCAATAATTTCTGTATAATACTCTTTGGTATCTGATGTTTCTCCTGAATAATTTACAAACTCTTTCTTATAAAAATTTTTCATATCAGACTTTGCTTCTTTCATCATTTTTATAATTTCATCTTTTGAATATACTTTTCCCATACTAACCCCTCCTAAAATTTTTATAATTTATTATATTTTTATTACAAATAATTTCTATACCTTCTCAATCTTCCCCACATATCTATATATAGTTGTAGGAGAACAAGATAATTTTTGTGCTACAAAGTTAATTGCATCTTTTAAATTAAAAAGCCCTTTTTCATATAGTGCCTGTACAATTTTTTCTCTTTCCTGTTTAGTTAATCTTTCCAAAGGATAATTAAATTTTAAATTAACCTCTTGGAATATTTTTTCCATAAAAGCTTCTATATTATCAGTTGAATTTTCTTCATCACTTTGTCCCTTATTTTCATCCACCAAAATATTATATGAAACATCTGATAAATAATTTTTAACAAACATATCAGGATGAATTATTCTTAAAATTTGACAGTTTATATCATGAAATTTACTATCATCAAAGTTTATACACAACATTCCAATAATTTTTTGATTTTCTTTAATAAACATACTAGAAG
It encodes:
- a CDS encoding MalY/PatB family protein → MKYDFKTRVNRKEQGSIKWEDMFNKKENIKDKITPLSIADMEFKNAPEIIEGLKKYLDKTILGYTMATKKYKKAVCYWMKKRHNFEIQEDWIINTVGVVSAFFNAIQEFTEEGDGIIIMTPVYYPFFNAIKSQNRRLVDCPLIEKNGKYSIDYSLFDKLSQEPKNKILLFCSPHNPVGRVWSKKELKKVSDIILKNNLMLLSDEIHFDMIMPNSQHTVFQTIDDELAERTITFTAPSKTFNLAGMGISNIIIKNKNLRRKFIDCLNRNCSTPFIALGYKACEIAYTQCEEWLNQCLEVIYKNQKIIIDFFKKNYPEIKVFKNEGTYLLWVDFRALNMKPKDLEKFMIEEADLFLDEGYIFGKNGEGFERINLAAPSFVIKEALQRLDCALKNYNHS
- a CDS encoding helix-turn-helix transcriptional regulator — encoded protein: MKNELLNQYKVLVNFLGKTLGPSFEIVLHEIKGEEVKMIAIANGEISNRTLENSVSTETLHILKNKSYHNEESMVNHTVLLKNGKKVRSSSMFIKENQKIIGMLCINFDDSKFHDINCQILRIIHPDMFVKNYLSDVSYNILVDENKGQSDEENSTDNIEAFMEKIFQEVNLKFNYPLERLTKQEREKIVQALYEKGLFNLKDAINFVAQKLSCSPTTIYRYVGKIEKV